The Trinickia acidisoli genome includes a window with the following:
- a CDS encoding ArsC family reductase, which yields MGSARTVVYGIPNCDTVKKARTWLESHGVAFEFHDFKKAGLTAALVDAWLADVPLETLLNRRGTTWRGLPDEAKAAAQTSQGAIALMIEKPSVVKRPVVVVDGRVKSVGFSADEYATLFA from the coding sequence ATGGGCTCGGCGCGCACCGTCGTCTACGGCATTCCGAACTGCGACACCGTCAAGAAGGCCCGCACGTGGCTCGAATCGCACGGCGTCGCGTTCGAGTTTCACGACTTCAAGAAGGCCGGGCTCACAGCCGCGCTCGTGGACGCATGGCTTGCCGACGTGCCGCTCGAGACGCTGCTGAACCGCCGCGGCACGACTTGGCGCGGCTTGCCCGACGAGGCGAAAGCCGCCGCGCAGACGTCGCAAGGCGCGATCGCGCTGATGATCGAAAAACCCTCGGTCGTGAAGCGACCCGTCGTCGTGGTAGACGGGCGCGTGAAATCGGTCGGTTTTTCGGCCGACGAATACGCGACGCTATTCGCTTAG
- the dapD gene encoding 2,3,4,5-tetrahydropyridine-2,6-dicarboxylate N-succinyltransferase — protein sequence MSQHIQSIIDNAWENRAELSPKAAPAEVREAVAHAIEQLDQGLLRVAEKKDGQWVVNQWLKKAVLLSFRLEDNAPMPAGGYSQFYDKVPSKFANYTAEDFAAGGFRVVPPAIARRGSFIAKNVVLMPSYTNIGAYVDEGTMVDTWATVGSCAQIGKNVHLSGGVGIGGVLEPLQANPVIIEDNCFIGARSEVVEGVIVGENSVISMGVYLGQSTKIYDRETGEVSYGYVPPGSVVVAGNLPSKDGSHSLYCAVIVKKVDAKTRAKVGLNELLRGD from the coding sequence ATGTCGCAACACATTCAGAGCATCATCGACAACGCCTGGGAAAACCGCGCCGAGCTCTCGCCGAAGGCGGCGCCCGCCGAAGTGCGCGAAGCCGTCGCACATGCGATCGAGCAGCTCGACCAGGGCCTCTTGCGCGTCGCCGAAAAGAAAGACGGCCAGTGGGTCGTCAATCAATGGCTGAAGAAGGCCGTGCTGCTTTCGTTCCGCCTCGAAGACAACGCGCCGATGCCGGCCGGCGGCTACTCGCAGTTCTACGACAAGGTGCCGTCGAAGTTTGCGAACTACACGGCCGAAGACTTCGCGGCCGGCGGTTTCCGCGTCGTGCCGCCCGCCATCGCGCGCCGCGGCTCGTTCATCGCCAAGAACGTCGTGTTGATGCCGTCGTACACGAACATCGGCGCCTATGTCGACGAAGGCACGATGGTCGATACCTGGGCCACGGTCGGCTCCTGCGCGCAGATCGGCAAGAACGTGCACCTATCGGGCGGCGTCGGCATCGGCGGCGTGCTCGAGCCGCTGCAAGCGAACCCCGTCATCATCGAGGACAACTGCTTCATCGGCGCGCGCTCGGAAGTCGTCGAGGGCGTGATCGTCGGCGAGAACTCGGTCATCTCGATGGGCGTCTATCTCGGTCAAAGCACGAAGATCTACGATCGCGAGACCGGCGAGGTCAGCTACGGCTACGTGCCGCCGGGCTCGGTCGTCGTGGCGGGCAATCTGCCTTCGAAGGACGGCTCGCACAGCCTCTACTGCGCCGTCATCGTCAAGAAGGTCGATGCGAAAACGCGCGCGAAGGTCGGCCTGAACGAGTTGCTGCGAGGCGACTGA
- the dapC gene encoding succinyldiaminopimelate transaminase has translation MNPLLDRLQPYPFEKLRVLLKDATPPADLPHISFGLGEPKHATPALIREAVVAALDTLANYPATIGTSALREAIARWAMQRYGLPALDPATEILPVSGSREALFSLAQSVVDGTRPGAVVLCPNPFYQIYEGAALLAGAEPYFVNSDPARNFACDYAAVPDDVWARTQLLYVCSPGNPTGAVLTLDDWRELFALSDKHGFVIASDECYSEIYFDEATPPLGGLEAAHRLGRGFERLVMLSSLSKRSNVPGMRSGFVAGDAALLKRFLLYRTYHGAALSPVFQAASVAAWNDEAHVRENRAKYVAKFSTVTPMLADVLDTRLPDAAFYLWANVARTGLTDTEFARRLYADYNVTVLPGSYLARTARSANPGRDFVRLALVADVDECVDGAKRIVDFCRGLAR, from the coding sequence GTGAACCCGCTACTCGACCGCCTCCAGCCCTATCCGTTCGAAAAGCTGCGCGTATTGCTGAAAGACGCGACGCCGCCTGCCGATTTGCCGCATATCAGCTTCGGCCTGGGCGAACCGAAACACGCAACGCCGGCGCTGATCCGCGAGGCCGTCGTCGCGGCGCTCGACACGCTGGCCAACTATCCGGCCACGATCGGCACGAGCGCGCTGCGCGAAGCGATCGCGCGCTGGGCGATGCAGCGCTACGGCCTGCCCGCACTCGATCCGGCCACCGAGATCCTGCCCGTCTCGGGCTCGCGCGAAGCGTTGTTCTCGCTCGCGCAAAGCGTCGTCGACGGCACGCGTCCCGGCGCGGTCGTGCTGTGCCCGAACCCGTTCTATCAGATCTATGAGGGCGCGGCCCTGCTCGCAGGCGCCGAGCCCTATTTCGTCAACAGCGATCCGGCGCGCAACTTCGCATGCGACTACGCCGCGGTGCCCGACGACGTCTGGGCGCGCACGCAGTTGCTCTACGTGTGCTCGCCGGGCAATCCGACGGGCGCCGTCCTGACGCTCGACGACTGGCGCGAGTTGTTCGCGCTGTCGGACAAGCACGGATTCGTCATCGCATCGGACGAATGCTATTCGGAAATCTACTTCGACGAAGCGACGCCACCGCTCGGCGGGCTCGAAGCCGCGCACCGGCTCGGCCGCGGGTTCGAGCGGCTCGTCATGCTCTCGAGCTTGTCCAAGCGCTCGAACGTGCCCGGCATGCGCTCGGGCTTCGTCGCTGGCGATGCGGCGCTCTTGAAGCGCTTCCTGCTTTACCGCACCTATCACGGTGCGGCCTTGTCGCCCGTTTTTCAGGCCGCGAGCGTTGCCGCCTGGAACGACGAGGCGCACGTGCGCGAGAATCGCGCCAAGTACGTGGCCAAGTTTTCGACGGTCACGCCGATGCTCGCCGACGTTCTCGACACCCGCCTGCCCGACGCCGCGTTCTACCTATGGGCGAACGTCGCGCGCACGGGCTTGACCGACACCGAGTTCGCCCGGCGCCTGTACGCCGACTATAATGTCACGGTTCTGCCCGGTTCATATCTGGCACGCACCGCGCGCAGCGCGAACCCAGGTCGCGATTTCGTCCGCCTGGCGCTCGTCGCCGACGTGGACGAATGCGTCGATGGAGCCAAACGCATCGTCGATTTTTGCCGCGGCCTCGCGCGCTGA